The Pyxidicoccus sp. MSG2 DNA segment ACTACACCGACGGGGACCTCTTCACCGCCGACGTGCCGGCCGGCGTGCACCCCACCTCGCGCGAGGCGATGGCGCAGTGGGGCAAGCCCATGCCACGCAGCTTCTCCCGGCCCCCACTCACGCCGCGGGTGCTGCTGCGCATCCTGCGGAACCTGCGCCGCAGTCCGGACCTGAGCCTCGGCAAGCTGCGCACCCTCGCCCGACTCTTCGGCTAGCACCGGCCTGACCTTCGAGGAACACCTCCATGCCACTGCACGTCATGCGCTTCGAGCATCAGGGCCGCGCCCAATGGGGCGTGGCGCGCGAGGACCGGCTCACGCCGGTTCCGGGCGACTTCCCGACCACCGGCGACTTCATCCGCGGCCACACCGTCGCCAGCCTCTGCGCGCTCGAGGGCCCCAGCCTCGCCAGGGAGGAGGTCCGGCTGCTGTCACCGGTGACGCGGAACCAGCAGTTCCTCTGCCAGGGCGCGAACTACCGGCAGCACATGCTCGAGTCGGGGATGGACCCGGACGCGAAGACATTCAACATGTTCTTCACCAAGGCGCAGAGCTGCATCGTGCCCGCCGACAGCGAGCTGGTGAGGCCCTCGCACGTGCGGTTCCTCGACTACGAGGTCGAGCTGGGCCTGGTGCTCAAGCGGGATTTGGACCGCGGGGCCGTCGTCACGCCGGCCTCCCTGCACGAGTTCATCGCGGGCATCGTCATCGTCAACGACTACTCGGCGCGCGACGTCCAGATTCCGCAGATGCAGTTCTACAAGGGCAAGAGCTACCGCACCTTCGGCCCCGTCGGCCCCCGGCTCTGCCTCCTGGAGCCCCGGGACATTCCCCGACTGGAGCAGCTCCACCTGGAGCTCACCGTCAATGGAGAGGTCCGGCAGCGGGACTCCACCGCGAACCTCGTGTTCGGCCCGGCGGAGACCCTGACCGAGCTGTCGGGACTGCAGGACCTCTTCGCCGGAGACCTCATCGCCACCGGTACGCCCGCCGGCTGCGCGCTCTCCATTCCCTCGCCCGCGAAGCAGCGGCTCGCCGCGTTCCTGCCGGAGAAGAAGAAGTGGGAGCTCTTCCTGAAGGCGCAGGCGAAGCGCTCCCAGTACCTGAAGGCCGGCGACGTCGTGGAGTCCCGCATCCACTGCCACGACGGAGCCATCGACCTCGGCGTGCAACGCAACCGCGTCGTGGATGAGGGCGCCTGAAGGCCCTGCCGTGGCATGCACCGCGCCCCGCCGGCCTCCACCGTGTAGCGGCGGGACCCAGGCGGGGCGCGGGGATACCACGGTTACTGCTGCTGCGTCGGCGCGCCCGGAGACGACTCGCCGCTCTCCGGTGAGGCCGGCGCGGTGGGCTTCACCTGCGACGTGGCCTCGATGCGCACCGCCTGCGGCTCGCCGCTGCTCTGGTCCGTGCGGTACGAGGCGCGCACCTGGCTGCCCTCCTGGATGTCCGCCGCGCTCGCCTGACGGCCGTCCACCGTCACCTGCGTCTGGGGGCCAATCTGCAGGCGGAGCTGCGGCTCACCGCGCGAGCTGAGCAGCACCTCCTGCTCGGTCGACGTCAGCACCTCGCCGACAATCTGCTGCTCGGAGCCCTGCGCCTGGGTCTTGGCCTGCGCCTGGGCCGGCTGCTGCGAAGGCTGGGCCGGCTGCTGCTGCGAGGGCTGGGCCGGCGCGGGCGCCGCGGCTACCGGCTGCTGCGCCTGTTGGCGGAGCTGCTCGGACTGCTGCTGCGCCTGCTGCTGGTTCTGCTGACTCTGCTGCGCCAGCTCCTGCTGCTGCTTCTTCTGGGCCTCCAGCGCGCTGGCCTGTGCCGACTGCGCCTCCTGCTGGGCCGCCTGCGTCTGCTGCTGGGCGGACTGCTGCGCCTGCTGAGCCTCCTGTGCCTCCTTCCCGGCGCGGGCCTGGGCATCCTGGAGCTCCTTCTGCTTCTCCTGGAGGTCCTGCTGGGCGTTGGCGGCCTCCTTCTGCTGCTCGGTGGCCTCCTCCTGCGAGTCGCGGGCCTTGCCGAAGGCGTTCTCCGAGCGCTCCTGCGCCTGCTCTGCCTGGCTGCTCGCGGACGCCTGCTCGCCCGATTGCTCGGTGCGACTCTTGCTCCGCTCCTCACAGCCCGTCCCCAGCACCAGCGCCGCCGCCCCGGCCATCAACCATCCCGCGCGGAATTTCATGGATGTCTCCTGTCGTGAAAGTGACAGCGCAAAGATGGCGAGCCCTCCAGCGGAGCCAACCCACACCCCATGCATGCGCCCGCCAACCCGCCCGGTCACCAGCGGGCGGCCCCCTCCACGCGGCGCTACCCTTGAGAGGACTTTGAGGGTAAGGGGCGCACCCCCATGCGTGCCTGCGGACTCGACTTCGGAACCAGCAACACCGCCGCGGCGCTGCCCGACGGCACGGTGCTGCCCCTGCAGCCCCACACCTCGGAGCCGCGCCTGTTCCGCTCCGTCCTCTTCTTCCCGGACGACGAGCAGCAAATCTACGCGGGCGCGGACGCCATCCAGCGCTACCTCGAGGACAACACCGGGCGCTTCATCCAGTCCGTGAAGTCCTTCCTCCACTCCAACTCCTTCCGCGCCACCCAGGTGAAGGGGCGCACGTACACGATTGAGGAGCTGGTCGCCGTCCTCCTGCGCCGCGTGCGCGAGGCCGCCGGTGTCCACATGGGCGGCCCGCCCGAGGCCGTCATCCTCGGCCGCCCCGCCGTCTTCACCCCGGACCCGCAGGCGGACGCGCTCGCCCAGCAGCGCCTGCTCCGCGCCGCCGAGCTGGCCGGCTTCCAGCAGGTGCAGTTCCTCATCGAGCCCATCGCCGCCGCGCTCGCCTACGAGGCCCAGCTCACCCGTGACGAGCTCGTCCTCGTCGCCGACTTCGGCGCCGGCACCACCGACCTCACGCTCATGCGCCTGGGGCCCTCGCGCCGCGGCAACGTGGACCGGCGCCCGGACGTGGTGGGCTCCACCGGCGTGCGCATCGGCGGTGACCGCTTCGACGCCGAAATCATGCGCCACAAGCTGCTGCCCCGCTTCGGCGCCGGCTCCACGTACCGGGTGCGCGGCTTCAGCGACAAGCGACTGCCGATTCCGCAGCACGTCATGGCCAAGCTGCTCTCCTGGCACGAGATGTCCTTCATCCGCGAGAAGTCCACCCAGGAACTCCTCGAGACGATGCTGGAGACGAGCGACAAGAAGGCCGAAATCCAGGCGCTCCATGACCTGGTCATGGACAACCTGGGCTACCGGCTCTTCCGCGCGATTGAGGCGGCCAAGGTGCGCTTGTCGCGCGACGAGCAGGCGACAGTGGACTTCGAGGAGGGTCGCATCCACCTCCATGAGCCGATTACCCGCGCCGAGTTCGACGCCTTCAGCAAGCCCCTGCTCGACGAGCTGGAGCAGTGCACCGAGGGACTGCTCGCCCGCCATCCGGAGGCGGCAGCCATCGACGCGGTGTTCCTCACCGGCGGCTCATCGCAGATTCCCGCGGTGCGTCAACTCTACGTGCGCCGCTTCGGCGAGGAGCGCGTGCGCACGGCGGATGCCTTCACCTCGGTGGCCGAGGGCCTCGGGCGTGCGTCAGCCCACCTGACCTCCTGAAGAGGAGACGGACTCGGGGCGAGTACGGGCGGACTCATTCCGCCCGTCCCGATGCGTGCGTCATCATCGTGCGCAAAGGGATGTCCTTCGCGAACCCCTCGCGCGAAGGCGGACACACCACATGGCTGGTCAGATTCTGGGCGCCTACTGCAGGGCCGTCATGAGCTCCATGCTCGACGCCACCGCGACGCTGCTCTTCCCCCAGCACCGCAAGCGCATCGCGGAGATGAAGGACGACGCGTGGTACCCGATGGAGGACTACGTGCGGATGATTCAAGACCTGCACGCGAAGCTGGGGGACACCACCATGACGGCGCTCGGCCAGGCCGCCGTCCAGAAGACCTTCCACCTCACCAAGGCCCAGGGCTTCGACACGCTGGAGAAGGTCTTCAAGGACTTCAACGCGCTGTCGTCGGCCGTGGTGAGGAACGCCACCCCTGATGAAGCCGTACGCACGGTGTCCCTGACGAAGGACACCGTGGTGATGGAGAGTGAATCGAAGGTGCCACCCTCGCTGATGGTGGGCTACTTCCGCGGGCTGTTCTTCGCCTTCGGGAAGCTCGTCACCAGCGAGACGGTGGAGCGCAAGGGCGACACCGTGCGCTACACGCTGAAATGGCTGTGAGGCACCAACTCCACGACTGAAGCCTAGGGGCCCACGTCCACCGTGCGGCTCAGCCACCCCACCCCACCGCGCCCGTCGCGCGCCACCACCCAGAAGGTGACGCGCTGGGGCGCGGCCGGCGTCTCGTACTTCGACGTGGGGTCGCCCGGCTTGTCGTCCACCGACTCAATCGAGCGGAACTCCTTCACCTCGCCGTCGCCGGTGGCGAACCAGCTGTAGAAGACCTGCTCCGTGCGCGGGCCGTCCTCCGCCTCATAGACTTCCGCGCTGCCCTCCGCGAGCACCGGCCGGAAGGTCACCTCCGTGCCCACCGGCAGCGGGCCCACCAGCGGCGCGCCCTCCCAGAGGACGTCCGCCATCTCCGGGTTCTGGTTGGGCGCGGCCGCCGCCCGAAGCGTCACGCGGCGCACGCCGCGCTCGGTGCCCTCGGGAGTGCCGGTGCCGTCCGTGGCCTCGTAGCCGACGAAGAGGGGAATGCCCTCCTGCAGTGCCGCGAGCAGCGCCGGGTCGTTCGGGTCCACCGGGCCTCCGCCGGGATTGGCCGCTTGCAGCGCCTCGGACAGCACCGCCTGCACGTTGGGGTCCTGGAGCGACAGCACGCCTTCCGGCAGCGGGACGCCGTTGTCCCCCGGGCAGCGACCGTCGTAGGGGTTGCCGGTGAAGCGGCACAGCGCATAGCTGACGGTGACGGGGCGCGCGTCCGCGGCCACCGCCAGCGCGTCGAACGTCATCGGGCCCGGGAGCGTGGGGGCGTTCGGGTCCAGCACCAATTCCGCGGGCTCGGCGCGAATCGCGAGCACGCGCACGCGGCGGATTTCACTCTGCAGCTCGAGGTCGGGGCCACACGCGGCCACGAGCGCGGCCAGCAGGACGAAGAGGGACGGGCGCATGCGCTAGAAGCTCCCCTTGGCGCCGAGAATCGGGAGGATGGGCAGCCCCTCGAAGTACGCGCTCTGCGAGTAGTTGTAGTTGTAGGCGATGCCTTCCACCGCCGGGTTGTTGTAGGCGTTCGTCAGGTCCAGGTAGACGTCCAGGGTCCACCGCTCGAAGACGAAGTTCTTGTCCACGCGGATGTCCAGTTGGTTGAAGGACGGCAGCCGCACCGAGTTCACCGCCGCGTAGAGGGGCACGAAGACGTCATTCACATCGTCGCGCACGGCGCCGACCACGGGCGTGGTGGGGTTGCCCGAGGCGAAGCGCAGGCGCGCGCCCACCTCCCAGCCCCTCGGCAGCTTGTAGGACGCAATCGCCGTCAGCACGTGCGTCTGGTCATTGTCGAAGAGGCGCCACGCCGCGTCGGGCGAGTCGCGGCGCTCGCTGCGGCTGAGCGTGTAGGAAATCCACCCGAAGAGGCGGTCCGTCAGCGAGCGGCGCACCAGCACCTCCAGGCCGTAGATGCGGCCCACCCCGCCGTTCTTCAGCCGCTCCGGCACCGGCTCGCCGTCGCGCACCACGGTGCCGTTGGAGCGGACGATGAGGCCATCCAGGTCGTTGTAGAAGACCTCGCCGCTGATGAACCACTCCGGCCTCGGCTGCCACTCCGCGCCCAGGCCGTACTGGAGCGAGCGCTTCGCCGCGAGGTCCGGGTTGCCGAAGGTGGCGCTCGGCTCATCCTGGATGGGCGGGCCGTGGTAGACGCCCGCGCCGCCCTTGAGCGACACCGTCTCCGTGAGCGCGTAGCGCACCGCCAGGCGCGGGTTGAGGGTGCGCTGCGGCGACGCCTGGTCCGTGAAGACGTAGCTCTCCGCGCGCACGCCCGGCACCACCAGCAGGTCCTTGATGGGCCGCCAGCGCGCCTCCACCCAGACGGAGGGGAAGTACTGGACGAAGTCCCCGTCGGTGACGAGCAGCTCGTCGGTGACGGTGGGCGTGGGCGGCTCGCCCTCGCGCGGTGGGGATTGGATGCGCGCGGTGACGTGCGCGAAGCTGCTCACCACGTCCAGGCCACCGGCCAGCGTGAGCGCGTCGCCGAAGGCGTACTCGGCGGTGGAGCGCAGATTCAGGTCCGTGGAGTCGATGCGCAGGCCGCGCTCGCCGATGGCGAACTCCAGGAGCGTGCTGCCCACCAGCGCCTGCGTGTCCAGCGTGAGCTTGTCGCCGCGGTACTGGTGGCGCAGCCGGAGCTGGTTGAAGCCGGTGGTGACGTCCAGGTCGCCGGTGACGGTGGGGTCATTGTCCGCCGGCTGGTCGAAGACGAGGCCCAGCCTGTCGCGCGAGGTGAGCCCCTGCAACGAGAAGGTGTGCCGCGACAGGGGCTTCCACACCAGCTTGAGCTGCGCGTCGTAGTAGCGCGGCGCCACCTGGAGGCTGGGCCCGTTGTCGCCCTCGGGCACCAGCCCCAGCACCAGGTCGATGTACGAGCGCCGGCCGCCCACCACGAAGCCCAGCGTCTCGGTAATGGGCCCTTCGATGACCGCGTTGGATTCAATCAGGCTGACGCCCACGGTGCCGTGGATGCGGTCCATGCGCGGCTCGCGGCTGCGCACGTTGATGACGCCGCCGGTGAGGTCGCCGTAGTAGGCGGAGAAGTTGCCGGGCAGGTAGTCCACCGCGTCCAGCAGCTCCGAGTTGTACACGGAGGTGAGGCCACCGAAGTGGTACAGCAGCGGAATGCGCTGGCCGTCGAGGAAGACGCCAGACTCCTGCGGGCTGGAGCCGCGGATGATGAGCTGGCCGCCGTTGAAGGCGGGGCGCGCCACGCCGGGCAGGTTCTGCACCACCTTCAGCGTGTCGCCCTGAGTGCCGGGGATGCGCTGCACCTCGGCCACCTGGATGGAGGTCTGCGTCACCTCCTTGCGCTCGCGCTCCGTGCGCACCACCGTCTCGTACTGGCTGAAGATGCGCTTGCGCACGTAGTACGTGACGCGCGTCTCCTGCCCTTCCGAAATCGTCTCCTTCGTGCGGTAGCGGTCGTACCCGCCCTGCACCACCAGCACCTCGTGGGTGCCCGGGGGGACGCCCCTGAACGAGAAGCGCCCCTCCGCGTCCGACACGGTGGACAGGTCCAGCTCCGGCAGCACCACCTCCGCGCCGTTGAGCGGGTTGCGCGTGCCGCGCTCCAGCGCCTGGCCGCTGAAATTCACGGGGGCCTCGGGCGTGGCGGCGCCGCCGTCGGTGCCCTCCGGCGGCGGGGCCGGGCGGAAGACGAACTGGTAGGCGTACTGGATGCGCACCGGGGCGGGGACGTTGTCCACCTCGGCGGGCTCGAACTGGAACTGCTTCACCGCCTCCACCGCCGCCTCGTCGAAGCCGTGGCCGGCGGGCTGGGTGACTTCGACATTCGTGACGGTGCCCGTCTCCGAGATGTCGATGAACATCACCACCGTGCCCTCGAGCTGCTGGGCGGCGGCGTCCGGCGGGTACGGGGCCTCCACCTGGCGCAGCAGGGCGGGCGGCTTCGTCAGCACACCGGTGGGGACACCGGCATCCATGGTGCCGGCGTCCTCCGGAGACTGGGGAAGCCAGGCCCGGGCTTCGGCCGCGAGGAGACAGAGGACGAGTGCGAGTGTTTTCATGAGGGGCGGGGAAGTGCCGAGCCCCTCATATACGTCCCTGCGCTTCGGGTGTTACTTGGGCGCGAGCACGATTTCGATTCGCCGGTTGAGCGAACGATTTTCCGGCGAGTCATTCGCGGCGATGGGCTGGTACTGGCCATACCCCGCCGCGGACAGCGTCGTGGGGTCCACGCCGGCGTCCTGGAGGCTGCGCACCACCGCCATGGCGCGCGCCAGGCTCAGCTCCCAGTTGGTGGGGAACTGGGCACTGCCGATGGGGACGTCGTCCGTGTGGCCCTCCACGCGGATGATTTTTCCCTGCACCGTCTTGAGCGCGTCGGCGATCTTCGCCAGGGCGTCCTCACCCTCCTTGCCCACGCGCGCGGAGCCGGAGGCGAAGAGAATCTTGTCCTTGAGCTGGACGGTCATCTTCCCCTTCAGCTCGGACAGCTGGATCTTCCCGTCGGAAATCTCCTGCTTGAGGCTCTGGGCGAGGTTCTCGTACTCGGAGCTCTTCTTCTCCAGCTCCGCCTTCGCCTGGCTCAGCTGCTTCGTGTTGCGCGCCAGCTCGTCGTTGAGGGCCTGGAGCTGCGCGTTCTTCTCTTCCAGGGCGCGGCGCTCGGCGGAGCCCGCGGTGAGGCGCGACTCGGAGGTGGTGAGCCGGGCGTTGAGCGCGTCCCGCTCCGCCTCCAGCGCCTTCACCTTCTCCTCGGCGGCCGCGCGCGCGCCCTTCTCGTCATTGAGCCCCTTGGCGAGCTGCTCCGCCTCCAGCGTCTTGGCTTCGAACTTCCCCTTCGAGACGCAGCCCGTGGAGAGCGCGACGAGTGCCGCCAGAACCAGCCGTGTCCGCATGTGTACGTGTCCTCCCGACAGCAGTGAATGAGCTGCCAGACTACCGCCAGCAGCGGCCCGGGTCAGGAAGAACCTCCACTTTGTTTTGAACACAAATGAACGCCCGCCAGGAGGGGGCTCGCCCGTGCTCAGCGGGGGAAGATGGGGTGGGCCTCCAGCCACACGGAGAAGAGGGCGTCGGCGAAGCTCTTGCCGGGGATGAAGGCCCCTCCGCTGGCGCCGCCGCCAATCTCCAGCCCGGCGCCGGGCAGGTAGGTGATGACGAGGTCCTCGCCCTTCCGGACGTCCTTGAGCGAGGACAGCATGACGCGCAGGTGGTCGGCCATGGGCCCCTGCTTCATGTCCGGGTTCTTCTGGAGGCCGTCGCGCAGGCTGCCCACGAGTTGCTCGCGGCTGATGTTGCGCAGGAAGCGGAAGTGGAGGCGCTTGACGGAGTTGGAGGCGATGGCCTCGGACGCGCTGCGCGGCTCGTTCTCCAGGTAGAGGCTCCACACGTAGACTTTGAAGAACAGTCGCTTTTGCAACTGCATATGCGCGAGGGCAATCCTGCGCCCCTGCAGCGTCAGCGAGTCCGGCATGTCGACGCCGCCCACCTGCTTCTGGCCCGCCTGGGCCGTGCCCACGGCGAGCACCATGCCGAGCACGAGCCACCGCGCACCTGTACGC contains these protein-coding regions:
- a CDS encoding fumarylacetoacetate hydrolase family protein; the protein is MPLHVMRFEHQGRAQWGVAREDRLTPVPGDFPTTGDFIRGHTVASLCALEGPSLAREEVRLLSPVTRNQQFLCQGANYRQHMLESGMDPDAKTFNMFFTKAQSCIVPADSELVRPSHVRFLDYEVELGLVLKRDLDRGAVVTPASLHEFIAGIVIVNDYSARDVQIPQMQFYKGKSYRTFGPVGPRLCLLEPRDIPRLEQLHLELTVNGEVRQRDSTANLVFGPAETLTELSGLQDLFAGDLIATGTPAGCALSIPSPAKQRLAAFLPEKKKWELFLKAQAKRSQYLKAGDVVESRIHCHDGAIDLGVQRNRVVDEGA
- a CDS encoding Hsp70 family protein is translated as MRACGLDFGTSNTAAALPDGTVLPLQPHTSEPRLFRSVLFFPDDEQQIYAGADAIQRYLEDNTGRFIQSVKSFLHSNSFRATQVKGRTYTIEELVAVLLRRVREAAGVHMGGPPEAVILGRPAVFTPDPQADALAQQRLLRAAELAGFQQVQFLIEPIAAALAYEAQLTRDELVLVADFGAGTTDLTLMRLGPSRRGNVDRRPDVVGSTGVRIGGDRFDAEIMRHKLLPRFGAGSTYRVRGFSDKRLPIPQHVMAKLLSWHEMSFIREKSTQELLETMLETSDKKAEIQALHDLVMDNLGYRLFRAIEAAKVRLSRDEQATVDFEEGRIHLHEPITRAEFDAFSKPLLDELEQCTEGLLARHPEAAAIDAVFLTGGSSQIPAVRQLYVRRFGEERVRTADAFTSVAEGLGRASAHLTS
- a CDS encoding TonB-dependent receptor; translation: MKTLALVLCLLAAEARAWLPQSPEDAGTMDAGVPTGVLTKPPALLRQVEAPYPPDAAAQQLEGTVVMFIDISETGTVTNVEVTQPAGHGFDEAAVEAVKQFQFEPAEVDNVPAPVRIQYAYQFVFRPAPPPEGTDGGAATPEAPVNFSGQALERGTRNPLNGAEVVLPELDLSTVSDAEGRFSFRGVPPGTHEVLVVQGGYDRYRTKETISEGQETRVTYYVRKRIFSQYETVVRTERERKEVTQTSIQVAEVQRIPGTQGDTLKVVQNLPGVARPAFNGGQLIIRGSSPQESGVFLDGQRIPLLYHFGGLTSVYNSELLDAVDYLPGNFSAYYGDLTGGVINVRSREPRMDRIHGTVGVSLIESNAVIEGPITETLGFVVGGRRSYIDLVLGLVPEGDNGPSLQVAPRYYDAQLKLVWKPLSRHTFSLQGLTSRDRLGLVFDQPADNDPTVTGDLDVTTGFNQLRLRHQYRGDKLTLDTQALVGSTLLEFAIGERGLRIDSTDLNLRSTAEYAFGDALTLAGGLDVVSSFAHVTARIQSPPREGEPPTPTVTDELLVTDGDFVQYFPSVWVEARWRPIKDLLVVPGVRAESYVFTDQASPQRTLNPRLAVRYALTETVSLKGGAGVYHGPPIQDEPSATFGNPDLAAKRSLQYGLGAEWQPRPEWFISGEVFYNDLDGLIVRSNGTVVRDGEPVPERLKNGGVGRIYGLEVLVRRSLTDRLFGWISYTLSRSERRDSPDAAWRLFDNDQTHVLTAIASYKLPRGWEVGARLRFASGNPTTPVVGAVRDDVNDVFVPLYAAVNSVRLPSFNQLDIRVDKNFVFERWTLDVYLDLTNAYNNPAVEGIAYNYNYSQSAYFEGLPILPILGAKGSF
- a CDS encoding OmpA family protein, with translation MRTRLVLAALVALSTGCVSKGKFEAKTLEAEQLAKGLNDEKGARAAAEEKVKALEAERDALNARLTTSESRLTAGSAERRALEEKNAQLQALNDELARNTKQLSQAKAELEKKSSEYENLAQSLKQEISDGKIQLSELKGKMTVQLKDKILFASGSARVGKEGEDALAKIADALKTVQGKIIRVEGHTDDVPIGSAQFPTNWELSLARAMAVVRSLQDAGVDPTTLSAAGYGQYQPIAANDSPENRSLNRRIEIVLAPK
- a CDS encoding chalcone isomerase family protein, with product MRTLAWRTGARWLVLGMVLAVGTAQAGQKQVGGVDMPDSLTLQGRRIALAHMQLQKRLFFKVYVWSLYLENEPRSASEAIASNSVKRLHFRFLRNISREQLVGSLRDGLQKNPDMKQGPMADHLRVMLSSLKDVRKGEDLVITYLPGAGLEIGGGASGGAFIPGKSFADALFSVWLEAHPIFPR